One stretch of Gouania willdenowi chromosome 16, fGouWil2.1, whole genome shotgun sequence DNA includes these proteins:
- the sostdc1a gene encoding sclerostin domain-containing protein 1a, with the protein MLQTLVLLCVLLRSCHSFKNDATELLFTRVTAAAPDVTSSESQNRARSGGRAASGGSHDRADQSQIGCRELRSTKYISDGHCTSINPIKELVCAGECLPAQMLENWIGGPHSRKFWGRRSPSQAWRCVNDKTRTQRIQLQCQDGSERTYKITVVTSCKCKKFTRQHNESGNKFDEVEVSPPQLVHKHKSKNKRKLGKTRLSENWHETEP; encoded by the exons ATGCTCCAGACCCTCGTCCTGCTCTGCGTCCTGTTGAGGAGCTGCCATTCCTTCAAGAACGACGCCACGGAGCTGCTGTTCACGCGTGTGACCGCGGCGGCACCGGACGTCACGAGCAGCGAGTCCCAGAACCGAGCACGGAGCGGCGGCAGAGCAGCGAGCGGAGGGTCGCACGACAGAGCCG ATCAAAGTCAAATTGGGTGCAGAGAACTAAGGTCAACCAAGTACATCTCGGACGGCCACTGCACCAGCATTAACCCCATCAAAGAGCTGGTGTGTGCAGGCGAGTGTCTCCCCGCCCAAATGCTGGAAAACTGGATCGGCGGACCCCACAGCAGAAAGTTCTGGGGCCGCCGGAGCCCCAGCCAGGCCTGGAGGTGTGTCAATGACAAGACACGCACGCAGCGCATCCAGCTGCAGTGCCAGGACGGCAGCGAGAGAACATACAAGATTACGGTCGTCACCTCCTGCAAGTGCAAAAAGTTCACAAGGCAGCACAACGAGTCGGGCAACAAGTTCGACGAGGTGGAGGTGTCGCCGCCACAGCTGGTGCACAAACACAAGTCCAAAAACAAGAGGAAGTTAGGGAAGACCAGACTGAGCGAGAACTGGCACGAGACCGAACCTTGA
- the ankmy2a gene encoding ankyrin repeat and MYND domain-containing protein 2a yields the protein MSVPKKGDLSPSEKELFEVITAGNVQEASRLLGCKDVRVNCLDEYGMTPLMHAAYKGKADMCKLLLQHGADVNCNEHEHGYTALMFAGLSGKTDITWMMLDAGAETDVVNSVGRTAAQMAAFVGQHDCVTAINNFFSRARLDYYTKLQGLEKEPKLPPKLAGPLHKVIMSTNLNPVKMVMLVKENPLLAEVEALDKCRRVMELISEKCIKQQDMNEVLAMKMHYISCVLGKCLSFLKDREDKLDGLIRSLLKGRDTDGFPVYQEKFIRECIRKFPYCDATLLQQLVRSIAPVDIGNDPTALSVMTQAITGQVGFMDAEFCTACGEKGAEKRCSICKMVIYCNQACQKMHWFTHKKVCKALQEQREKQEVETAKLRMQQSQEESRAVQEATDCVQHLSVTKDDASPSDSAAVTSDSSSVSAAQN from the exons ATGTCTGTGCCGAAGAAGGGAGACCTTTCACCGAGTGAGAAGGAGTTGTTTGAAGTTATTACTGCAG GTAATGTCCAAGAAGCCTCCAGGCTGCTGGGCTGCAAAGATGTCAGAGTCAACTGTTTGGATGAG TACGGTATGACTCCTCTCATGCACGCCGCCTACAAAGGTAAAGCAGACATGTGTAAGCTGCTCCTGCAACACGGAGCCGATGTGAACTGTAACGAACACGAGCACGGATACACAGCGCTGATGTTTGCTGGCTTGTCAG GGAAGACTGACATCACATGGATGATGTTGGATGCTGGGGCTGAAACCGACGTAGTCAACTCGGTTGGACGCACTGCTGCACAGATGGCAGCTTTTGTTG gCCAGCACGACTGTGTCACAGCAATCAACAACTTCTTTTCTCGTGCCCGACTGGATTACTACACCAAGCTCCAGGGTTTGGAGAAGGAGCCCAAGCTGCCCCCTAAGCTGGCTGGGCCTCTGCACAAAGTCATCATGAGCACAAATCTGAACCCAGTGAAG ATGGTGATGCTGGTGAAGGAGAACCCGTTACTGGCCGAGGTGGAGGCGCTGGACAAATGCAGACGTGTGATGGAGCTCATCAGTGAGAAGTGCATCAAGCAGCAGGACATGAACGAGGTGCTGGCCATGAAGATGCACTACATCAGCTGCGTGCTGGGAAAGTGTTTGTCCTTCCTCAAAGACCGCGAGGACAAGTTGGACGGCCTCATACGGAG CTTGCTGAAGGGTCGTGACACGGATGGTTTCCCCGTGTATCAGGAGAAGTTCATCAGAGAGTGCATCCGCAAGTTTCCGTACTGCGACGCCACGCTGCTGCAGCAGCTGGTGAGGAGTATCGCTCCAGTGGACATT GGAAACGACCCCACAGCTCTGTCTGTGATGACCCAGGCGATCACAGGCCAAGTCGGCTTCATGGATGCAGAGTTCTGCACCGCCTGTGGAGAGAAAGGAGCAGAGAAGAGATGCTCTATCTGCAAAATG GTAATTTATTGTAACCAGGCCTGTCAAAAGATGCACTGGTTCACCCACAAGAAAGTCTGTAAGGCTCTTCAAGAGCAACGggaaaaacaggaagtagagaCGGCCAAGCTGAGGATGCAGCAAAGCCAAG AGGAGAGTAGAGCGGTGCAGGAGGCCACAGATTGTGTTCAGCATCTCTCAGTGACCAAAGACGATGCGTCTCCCTCAGACTCTGCTGCTGTGACCTCGGACTCTTCTTCTGTCTCCGCTGCTCaaaactaa